Proteins encoded together in one Carassius auratus strain Wakin chromosome 32, ASM336829v1, whole genome shotgun sequence window:
- the LOC113051821 gene encoding protein transport protein Sec24D-like isoform X1: MSQQGYVAAPPYSQAQAGMGGYSAGFGNPPPQSHYGAYGSPPQGYSAPPTGVLKPPASSSSGMPPPPVSSQYGANIQQNGAHPHSFPPPVASAPSMSPYGQPPQSAFYSMAQAPPPTQQLTNQMSGMNIGGYGQRPMQVPQSPSSSAAPQQYHTSPPPAMGHPPMSPPGQQPPSFGSPPPMAMMGSVTAPPMGMSGPPGPGVHQPPMGPQGYQQQPGSPISGPYGAQMAGQQMAGPQSGAFPGGFPGGTAQMAGPPQKKLDPDSIPSTTQVIEDDQAKRGGQVYVTNIRGQVPPLVTTDFTVQDQGNASPRFMRCTTYSFPSTADLAKQCKVPLAAIIKPFATLPKNESPLYIVNHGETGPIRCNRCKAYMCPYMQFMDGGRRYQCGFCSCVNEVPVQYFQHLDHMGRRMDLYERPELSLGSYEFIATLDYCKNNKPPNPPVYIFMIDVSYNNIKSGLVKLICEELKTLLDLLPKEEGAETSPIRVGFVTYNKILHFYNVKSALAQPQMMVVSDVAEMFVPLLDGFLANFQESRAVINNLLDQIPDMFADTNESETVFAPVIQAGVEALKAAECSGKLFIFHSSIPTAEAPGKLKNRDDRKLVGTEKEKTLFQPQRGVYEQLAKDCVAQGCCVDLFLFPNQYVDIATMGDVPSHTGGSIYKYSNFQMEVNGQQFVSDLRRDVEKSIGFDAVMRIRTGTGFRATDFFGAIYMNNTTDVEMAAVDCDKAVTVEFKHDDTLSEESGAVMQCALLYTTIGGQRRLRIHNLSLNCSSQLSELYKSCETDALINFFAKSAYRAMLNQPLKTVREILVNQMAHMLACYRKSCASPSVASQLILPDAMKVFPVYMNSLLKTPALVSSAELSTDDRAFHRFLVNAMGVEETQVLLYPRLIPLHTMDVSSDAIPAPVRCSEERLSESGIFLLENGLSMFLWLGQACPPDLIQNLFSVPSLGHLSSDGQMSLPVLDNAHSRKIHSIISSISQQRATSMKLLIVKQKDRSEMLFRQHLVEDKGLHGGASYMDFLCYVHREIRQLLT, translated from the exons ATGAGTCAGCAAGGTTATGTTGCCGCCCCTCCATACTCCCAGGCCCAGGCTGGAATGGGGGGATACTCTGCTGGTTTTGGGAACCCCCCACCTCAGTCGCATTATGGCGCTTATGGATCTCCTCCACAGGGTTACTCCGCCCCTCCGACAG GTGTGCTCAAGCCTCCTGCCTCCTCTTCTTCtgggatgcctccaccaccggtaTCCAGCCAGTATGGAGCTAACATTCAGCAGAATGGGGCCCATCCCCACAG TTTCCCTCCTCCTGTTGCTTCAGCTCCTTCTATGTCTCCTTATGGACAGCCTCCTCAAAGTGCTTTTTATAGTATGGCACAAGCCCCGCCTCCAACTCAACAGCTGACCAATCAAATGAGTGGCATGAACATCGGAGGATATG GCCAAAGGCCCATGCAGGTACCACAGTCTCCTTCCAGCTCAGCAGCACCACAACAATATCACACATCACCTCCACCAGCAATGGGGCATCCGCCCATGTCTCCACCAGGACAGCAGCCGCCATCATTTGGATCTCCTCCACCAATGGCCATGATGGGTTCTGTGACAGCTCCACCAATGGGAATGTCTGGCCCACCTGGACCAGGTGTCCACCAACCACCAATGGGACCCCAAGGCTATCAACAGCAACCAG GGAGCCCGATTTCAGGCCCGTATGGTGCACAAATGGCAGGTCAACAGATGGCAGGGCCACAGTCAGGTGCTTTCCCAGGAGGCTTTCCTGGAGGTACCGCACAAATGGCAGGCCCTCCTCAAAAGAAGCTGGACCCAGACTCTATTCCAAGCACG ACGCAAGTGATTGAGGATGACCAGGCTAAGAGAGGAGGCCAGGTGTACGTCACAAACATCAGAGGTCAGGTGCCTCCACTGGTCACCACAGATTTCACAGTTCAGGACCAAG GGAATGCCAGCCCAAGGTTCATGCGGTGCACAACATATTCCTTCCCCAGCACTGCTGACCTTGCAAAGCAGTGCAAAGTGCCTCTGGCAGCCATTATTAAACCCTTTGCCACTCTGCCCAAAAATGAG AGTCCTCTGTACATTGTAAATCACGGTGAGACTGGACCGATCCGCTGCAACCGCTGTAAGGCCTACATGTGTCCTTACATGCAGTTTATGGATGGAGGACGACGCTACCAGTGTGGCTTCTGCAGCTGCGTTAATGAAG TTCCAGTGCAGTATTTCCAGCATTTGGACCATATGGGGAGAAGAATGGATCTGTATGAGAGACCAGAACTGTCTTTGGGCTCATACGAGTTCATTGCCACATTGGATTATTGCAAG AATAATAAGCCTCCGAATCCTCCTGTCTACATCTTCATGATCGATGTCTCCTACAACAACATAAAAAGTGGACTTGTGAAACTAATATGCGAGGAACTGAAGACGCTGCTTGACCTACTTCCAAA AGAGGAGGGAGCAGAGACTTCACCCATCAGAGTGGGTTTTGTCACCTATAATAAAATCCTGCACTTCTATAACGTGAAGAGCGCTCTGGCCCAGCCGCAGATGATGGTGGTCTCTGACGTGGCTGAGATGTTTGTCCCTCTTCTCGACGGATTCCTCGCCAACTTCCAGGAGTCCCGAGCTGTCATCAACAA CCTATTAGATCAGATCCCTGACATGTTTGCTGACACCAACGAGAGCGAGACGGTTTTCGCTCCGGTCATCCAAGCTGGTGTGGAGGCACTGAAG GCAGCTGAATGCAGTGGCAAACTCTTCATCTTTCATTCCTCCATCCCAACAGCAGAGGCTCCAGGAAAACTCAAAAACAGAGATGACAGAAAACTAGTGGGTACAGAAAAGGAgaag actctGTTCCAGCCTCAGCGGGGTGTGTATGAGCAGCTGGCTAAAGACTGTGTGGCACAAGGCTGTTGTGTCGACCTCTTCCTGTTTCCTAACCAGTATGTGGATATAGCCACCATGGGAGATGTGCCGTCACACACCGGCGGCTCCATCTACAAGTATAGCAACTTCCAG ATGGAGGTGAATGGTCAGCAGTTTGTCAGTGACCTCAGGAGAGATGTGGAGAAGTCCATCGGCTTCGACGCCGTCATGCGCATCCGTACTGGAACAG GCTTCAGGGCGACAGACTTCTTTGGCGCCATATACATGAACAACACTACAGATGTGGAAATGGCAGCGGTGGACTGTGACAAGGCCGTGACGGTCGAGTTTAAACACGACGACACACTCAGCGAGGAGTCTGGAGCTGTGATGCAG TGTGCACTGCTCTACACCACCATCGGAGGACAGAGGAGGCTGCGGATTCACAACCTCAGTCTGAACTGCAGCTCTCAGCTTTCTGAACTCTACAAGAGCTGCGAGACAGACGCCCTCATCAACTTCTTCGCCAAGTCAG CGTATCGGGCCATGCTCAACCAGCCACTGAAGACCGTGAGAGAGATCCTGGTGAACCAGATGGCTCACATGCTGGCCTGCTACAGGAAGAGCTGCGCCAGTCCTTCAGTAGCCAGCCAG CTAATCCTGCCTGATGCGATGAAGGTGTTTCCCGTCTACATGAACAGTCTGTTGAAGACTCCGGCTCTAGTGAGCAGCGCTGAGCTCTCCACAGATGACCGGGCCTTCCACAGATTCCTGGTCAATGCGATGGGAGTGGAGGAAACACAGGTCCTGCTGTATCCACGCCTCATCCCGCTG cacACTATGGATGTGTCCAGCGATGCGATCCCGGCTCCAGTGCGCTGCTCTGAGGAGCGGCTCAGCGAGTCCGGCATCTTCCTGCTGGAAAACGGGCTCTCCATGTTCCTCTGGCTGGGACAGGCCTGTCCACCCGACCTCATCCAGAACCTCTTCAGTGTGCCCTCTCTCGGCCACCTGTCCTCAGACGGG CAGATGTCATTACCTGTGCTGGATAATGCTCATTCCAGGAAGATCCATTCAATCATCTCCAGCATTTCACAGCAGAGAGCCACATCCATGAAG CTGCTGATAGTGAAGCAGAAAGACCGATCGGAGATGTTGTTCCGTCAGCACCTGGTGGAGGACAAGGGTCTACACGGAGGAGCGTCTTACATGGACTTCCTGTGCTACGTCCACCGCGAGATCAGGCAGCTGCTTacttaa
- the LOC113051821 gene encoding protein transport protein Sec24D-like isoform X2, producing the protein MSQQGYVAAPPYSQAQAGMGGYSAGFGNPPPQSHYGAYGSPPQGYSAPPTGVLKPPASSSSGMPPPPVSSQYGANIQQNGAHPHSFPPPVASAPSMSPYGQPPQSAFYSMAQAPPPTQQLTNQMSGMNIGGYGQRPMQVPQSPSSSAAPQQYHTSPPPAMGHPPMSPPGQQPPSFGSPPPMAMMGSVTAPPMGMSGPPGPGVHQPPMGPQGYQQQPGSPISGPYGAQMAGQQMAGPQSGAFPGGFPGGTAQMAGPPQKKLDPDSIPSTTQVIEDDQAKRGGQVYVTNIRGQVPPLVTTDFTVQDQGNASPRFMRCTTYSFPSTADLAKQCKVPLAAIIKPFATLPKNESPLYIVNHGETGPIRCNRCKAYMCPYMQFMDGGRRYQCGFCSCVNEVPVQYFQHLDHMGRRMDLYERPELSLGSYEFIATLDYCKNNKPPNPPVYIFMIDVSYNNIKSGLVKLICEELKTLLDLLPKEEGAETSPIRVGFVTYNKILHFYNVKSALAQPQMMVVSDVAEMFVPLLDGFLANFQESRAVINNLLDQIPDMFADTNESETVFAPVIQAGVEALKAAECSGKLFIFHSSIPTAEAPGKLKNRDDRKLVGTEKEKTLFQPQRGVYEQLAKDCVAQGCCVDLFLFPNQYVDIATMGDVPSHTGGSIYKYSNFQMEVNGQQFVSDLRRDVEKSIGFDAVMRIRTGTGFRATDFFGAIYMNNTTDVEMAAVDCDKAVTVEFKHDDTLSEESGAVMQCALLYTTIGGQRRLRIHNLSLNCSSQLSELYKSCETDALINFFAKSAYRAMLNQPLKTVREILVNQMAHMLACYRKSCASPSVASQLILPDAMKVFPVYMNSLLKTPALVSSAELSTDDRAFHRFLVNAMGVEETQVLLYPRLIPLHTMDVSSDAIPAPVRCSEERLSESGIFLLENGLSMFLWLGQACPPDLIQNLFSVPSLGHLSSDGMSLPVLDNAHSRKIHSIISSISQQRATSMKLLIVKQKDRSEMLFRQHLVEDKGLHGGASYMDFLCYVHREIRQLLT; encoded by the exons ATGAGTCAGCAAGGTTATGTTGCCGCCCCTCCATACTCCCAGGCCCAGGCTGGAATGGGGGGATACTCTGCTGGTTTTGGGAACCCCCCACCTCAGTCGCATTATGGCGCTTATGGATCTCCTCCACAGGGTTACTCCGCCCCTCCGACAG GTGTGCTCAAGCCTCCTGCCTCCTCTTCTTCtgggatgcctccaccaccggtaTCCAGCCAGTATGGAGCTAACATTCAGCAGAATGGGGCCCATCCCCACAG TTTCCCTCCTCCTGTTGCTTCAGCTCCTTCTATGTCTCCTTATGGACAGCCTCCTCAAAGTGCTTTTTATAGTATGGCACAAGCCCCGCCTCCAACTCAACAGCTGACCAATCAAATGAGTGGCATGAACATCGGAGGATATG GCCAAAGGCCCATGCAGGTACCACAGTCTCCTTCCAGCTCAGCAGCACCACAACAATATCACACATCACCTCCACCAGCAATGGGGCATCCGCCCATGTCTCCACCAGGACAGCAGCCGCCATCATTTGGATCTCCTCCACCAATGGCCATGATGGGTTCTGTGACAGCTCCACCAATGGGAATGTCTGGCCCACCTGGACCAGGTGTCCACCAACCACCAATGGGACCCCAAGGCTATCAACAGCAACCAG GGAGCCCGATTTCAGGCCCGTATGGTGCACAAATGGCAGGTCAACAGATGGCAGGGCCACAGTCAGGTGCTTTCCCAGGAGGCTTTCCTGGAGGTACCGCACAAATGGCAGGCCCTCCTCAAAAGAAGCTGGACCCAGACTCTATTCCAAGCACG ACGCAAGTGATTGAGGATGACCAGGCTAAGAGAGGAGGCCAGGTGTACGTCACAAACATCAGAGGTCAGGTGCCTCCACTGGTCACCACAGATTTCACAGTTCAGGACCAAG GGAATGCCAGCCCAAGGTTCATGCGGTGCACAACATATTCCTTCCCCAGCACTGCTGACCTTGCAAAGCAGTGCAAAGTGCCTCTGGCAGCCATTATTAAACCCTTTGCCACTCTGCCCAAAAATGAG AGTCCTCTGTACATTGTAAATCACGGTGAGACTGGACCGATCCGCTGCAACCGCTGTAAGGCCTACATGTGTCCTTACATGCAGTTTATGGATGGAGGACGACGCTACCAGTGTGGCTTCTGCAGCTGCGTTAATGAAG TTCCAGTGCAGTATTTCCAGCATTTGGACCATATGGGGAGAAGAATGGATCTGTATGAGAGACCAGAACTGTCTTTGGGCTCATACGAGTTCATTGCCACATTGGATTATTGCAAG AATAATAAGCCTCCGAATCCTCCTGTCTACATCTTCATGATCGATGTCTCCTACAACAACATAAAAAGTGGACTTGTGAAACTAATATGCGAGGAACTGAAGACGCTGCTTGACCTACTTCCAAA AGAGGAGGGAGCAGAGACTTCACCCATCAGAGTGGGTTTTGTCACCTATAATAAAATCCTGCACTTCTATAACGTGAAGAGCGCTCTGGCCCAGCCGCAGATGATGGTGGTCTCTGACGTGGCTGAGATGTTTGTCCCTCTTCTCGACGGATTCCTCGCCAACTTCCAGGAGTCCCGAGCTGTCATCAACAA CCTATTAGATCAGATCCCTGACATGTTTGCTGACACCAACGAGAGCGAGACGGTTTTCGCTCCGGTCATCCAAGCTGGTGTGGAGGCACTGAAG GCAGCTGAATGCAGTGGCAAACTCTTCATCTTTCATTCCTCCATCCCAACAGCAGAGGCTCCAGGAAAACTCAAAAACAGAGATGACAGAAAACTAGTGGGTACAGAAAAGGAgaag actctGTTCCAGCCTCAGCGGGGTGTGTATGAGCAGCTGGCTAAAGACTGTGTGGCACAAGGCTGTTGTGTCGACCTCTTCCTGTTTCCTAACCAGTATGTGGATATAGCCACCATGGGAGATGTGCCGTCACACACCGGCGGCTCCATCTACAAGTATAGCAACTTCCAG ATGGAGGTGAATGGTCAGCAGTTTGTCAGTGACCTCAGGAGAGATGTGGAGAAGTCCATCGGCTTCGACGCCGTCATGCGCATCCGTACTGGAACAG GCTTCAGGGCGACAGACTTCTTTGGCGCCATATACATGAACAACACTACAGATGTGGAAATGGCAGCGGTGGACTGTGACAAGGCCGTGACGGTCGAGTTTAAACACGACGACACACTCAGCGAGGAGTCTGGAGCTGTGATGCAG TGTGCACTGCTCTACACCACCATCGGAGGACAGAGGAGGCTGCGGATTCACAACCTCAGTCTGAACTGCAGCTCTCAGCTTTCTGAACTCTACAAGAGCTGCGAGACAGACGCCCTCATCAACTTCTTCGCCAAGTCAG CGTATCGGGCCATGCTCAACCAGCCACTGAAGACCGTGAGAGAGATCCTGGTGAACCAGATGGCTCACATGCTGGCCTGCTACAGGAAGAGCTGCGCCAGTCCTTCAGTAGCCAGCCAG CTAATCCTGCCTGATGCGATGAAGGTGTTTCCCGTCTACATGAACAGTCTGTTGAAGACTCCGGCTCTAGTGAGCAGCGCTGAGCTCTCCACAGATGACCGGGCCTTCCACAGATTCCTGGTCAATGCGATGGGAGTGGAGGAAACACAGGTCCTGCTGTATCCACGCCTCATCCCGCTG cacACTATGGATGTGTCCAGCGATGCGATCCCGGCTCCAGTGCGCTGCTCTGAGGAGCGGCTCAGCGAGTCCGGCATCTTCCTGCTGGAAAACGGGCTCTCCATGTTCCTCTGGCTGGGACAGGCCTGTCCACCCGACCTCATCCAGAACCTCTTCAGTGTGCCCTCTCTCGGCCACCTGTCCTCAGACGGG ATGTCATTACCTGTGCTGGATAATGCTCATTCCAGGAAGATCCATTCAATCATCTCCAGCATTTCACAGCAGAGAGCCACATCCATGAAG CTGCTGATAGTGAAGCAGAAAGACCGATCGGAGATGTTGTTCCGTCAGCACCTGGTGGAGGACAAGGGTCTACACGGAGGAGCGTCTTACATGGACTTCCTGTGCTACGTCCACCGCGAGATCAGGCAGCTGCTTacttaa